The segment CCTAGTTCTCaagacaactttgatgaacttcaaatgttgactactgtatatatttatatgtataaagaatacacactttttaaaaacacaaatgtatGTTTTAGGCTGTAAAGGCGACCATGAAGAGGATCTGTAGGTGCCATGGCATGTCAGAAAGTTGCACAATGCAAACGTGCTGGATGCAGCTTTCTGATTTCCGTGAGATTGGCAATTACCTGAAAGTGAAGCACGACCAGGCCCAGAAGCTCGAAATGGACAAGAGACGAATGCGCGCGGGCAACACCGCAGACAACCGCGTTGCCATGGCAGACGCTTTCGGCTCCATCGCCCGGACAGAGCTCATATATCTAGAGGATTCGCCGGATTATTGCGCCAAGAACCTGAGCCTCGGGCTTCCTGGCACAGAGGGTCGGGAGTGCCTGCAGCACGGAGAAAGTCTCACTCAGTGGGAACGGCGAAGCTGCCGCAGACTGTGCCACGAGTGCGGTCTGCGGGTGGAGGAGAGGCGCACGGAGGTAGTGAGTAGCTGCAACTGCAAGTTCCACTGGTGCTGCACAGTAAAGTGCGAGAACTGTTCTCAGGTCACTGTCAAACACGTTTGCGCCCGGAGACACGGAAGCCACGGTCACCAAAGACGCAAACCCCGAGGACCAAAATAAAACACCCCTTAAACTATTTTCTTAGGAAAACACCTCCACCTGCACTTTTTcccttaatattttttattatttctgtacatattcaaatatatattaagGTATTATAATAAAACTATAAGCAACTGAAATGTCTTGTGGTCTTCTTAATGTTCATGAACCTAAATAAGTTCAAGTTTATATTTCTGTATGCTGAACCAAACAAACAGGGATGtccaaatatgaaaatacaattgaAAAAACGCAACATGAA is part of the Megalobrama amblycephala isolate DHTTF-2021 linkage group LG23, ASM1881202v1, whole genome shotgun sequence genome and harbors:
- the LOC125259491 gene encoding protein Wnt-8a ORF2 is translated as MNNLLMTGPKAYLTYASSVRVGAQNGIHECKHQFAWDRWNCPDSALQLSTHKGFRSATRETSFVHAISAAGVMYTLTRNCSLGDLDNCGCDSSRNGKLGGRGWLWGGCSDNVDFGERISKQYVDALETGQDSRAAVNLHNNEAGRLAVKATMKRICRCHGMSESCTMQTCWMQLSDFREIGNYLKVKHDQAQKLEMDKRRMRAGNTADNRVAMADAFGSIARTELIYLEDSPDYCAKNLSLGLPGTEGRECLQHGESLTQWERRSCRRLCHECGLRVEERRTEVVSSCNCKFHWCCTVKCENCSQVTVKHVCARRHGSHGHQRRKPRGPK